CTCGAACCTGATCGGCATGGGCGTGCTGCCGCTGCAGTACCCCGAGGGTCAGAACGCCGAGTCGCTGGGCCTGACCGGCGAGGAGACCTTCTCCATCACCGGCGTCACCGGGCTCAACGACGGCAGCACGCCGCGCACGGTCAAGGTCACGGCGGGCGACACCGAGTTCGACGCGGTAGTCCGCATCGACACCCCGGGCGAGGCCAACTACTACCGCAACGGCGGGATCATGCAGTACGTCCTGCGCAACCTGCGGCGAGGCTGATCCGTCCACCTCGTGTGAACACTCTCGGGAAGCTCGCGGTCGCGGCCGCCACCATCACCATGGTGGCGGCCGCCGCCGGTTGCGGCGACGACGACGCACCGGACGCGGGTGCGGCGCCGACCGCCACGGTCACGGTGACGGCGCCCGCCACGGAGACCTCGACCGCCGGGACGACCTCGCCCTCGGACGGGGCCTCGCCCTCGGACGGGGCCTCGCCCTCCGACGGGGCCACGGCGTCGCCGACGCTGGACGTCCTTGACCTCTCCGCGCCGCCGACGACGTTCCGGGAGGGGCTCGCCCACGTCCAGGCCGCCGACGACGTGACCCGCAAGGGGGCCGAGGAGCTGGCCGACTTCACCACACCGTCGGGCAACATCTACTGCGCGCTCAACGTGGCCTCGATGCCGGCGGCCTGCGAGCTGCGCGAGGGCGCGGTGCCGTCGCCGGACGTCTGCGCGGGCGCGCCGACGACCACGGTCGGGCGCCTCGAGCTGCAGGGCGGGCGGGCCGTCCCGGTCTGCAACACCGACACGATCGTTCGTTCGGGCGCCCCGGTGCTGGCGTACGGCCAGGCGGCGTACACCCGCGACACCGCGTGCGTCAGCGAGGAGATCGGCGTGACCTGCGTGAGCCGCTCGGGCTCGGGCGGGTTCTTCCTGCACCGGGGCGAGTACGTCCTCCTCGACCGCTGACCACGACCGGCCCGGCCGTTAGAGTCCGGGGCCATGACCCCGCGCCGTGCCCTCGTCGTGCTCCTCACCCTCCTGACCGCTGCCCTCGCGCTCACCGCGCCGGCCCAGGCCCAGCGGCCCGAGCCGTCGTACAAGGGGATCCCGCGCACCTACGACGCCGCGCTGGCCCACTTCGAGCTGGCCAACGGCACCGAGGCGCTGAAGAAGTTCGTGACGCCGAGCGGCAACATCTACTGCAACATCGGCAAGGCCGGCCCCAAGGGCTGCGAGATCAACCAGGGCTCCGTCAAGGACCCCGACGCGTGCCCGGGCAACCCCGTCTCCGACCGGGTCGGGCGCCTGGAGTTCCGCGGCAACCGGGTGCTGCCGATCTGCAACACCGACACCATCCGCACCCGCGCCCAGGTGCTGGAGTACGGCGAGGCCACGACCTCGGGCAAGTACGCCTGCATCAGCGAGCGCCAGGGCGTGACCTGCATCCACCGCACCAAGACCCTCGGCTTCTTCCTGCACAAGGGCGAGTACGTCATCTTCAACGCCGGCTGACCCCTCCCTCCGGGCCGCTCGCGGCGTGTAGAGGGTCATGAGCACCCTGCGCGACCGCCTCGCCGACCTGGCCGAGGACGCCCGACCCGGCGCCCCGGACCCCGACCTGTGGGGCCGGGGCCGCCGGTACGCCCGCCGGCGCCGCGCTGCCACTGTCGGCGGGGTGCTGGCCGTGGCGCTGCTCGCCGCGCTGTCCGCCGCCGGCGTCGCCGGTCGGCCGCTGCACCCGGTCCAGCCCGCGGCACCGGAGGGGCGCACGGTGCTGCCGGACCGGATCTTCACGCCCAGCCCACGGCTCCCGACCGCGGACGGACCCACCGGCCCGCTGGTCGCGGTCCTCCCGGCCGAGCACTTCGACTGGCTGGGCCACGGTGCCCCGGGGCTGGTCGGGGTGTCGGCCGTCGACCAGTCCTACGCGTTCCTCGACCTGCCCGGCTTCCTGGGCGACGCCGGCGGTCAGGACACGACCTGGTCGTTGTCCACCGACGGCCGGTGGCTGTCGTACTGGTACGGACCGACTCCGGACGAGGCCGGCACGGTGATCGCCGACGGCATCGCCGTCCTCGACACCAGCACCGGGGCGGTGCGCCGGCACCGCTTCGAGACCGAGCACGGCCTCGCGCCCCAACCGGTCGGGTGGGCCGGGGACACCGTCTACTTCGCCCAGTACGACTACACCGAGCTCCGCGACGACGGCGCCAGCGCGACCCTCGTCGCGTCCTTCGCCTGGCCGGCGGGCGCGGACGCCCCGGAGCGGGTCGAGGACCCGCAGCGGCTCCTCGCGAGCCCGTCGGGACCGGCCGGCCCGGACGGCTTCGTCGCGTCGGGCGCCGGCCGGAGCTGGTACGCCGTCCGGCAGCCCAGTGACCTGCTGCGCACCCCGCTCGCCCGACTGCGGCTCGGGCAGACCCAGCCCGCTCGCGTCGCGCTGGGCCCGGACGGGCAGACCCTGGCGTGGGTCCAGCCGGACCAGGGCGGGAGCACGGGGCAGCTCACCACCGCCCCGGTCGGGGACGGCCAGCCGGTGAGCCCGGTCGAGGCCGGGGTCGGGCGGTTCCCCTCCCTGGTCGGCTGGCTCGACGACGACCGGGTCGTGCTGGAGACGGCACGCGACGGCCGGCTGGTGCTCGAGGCGGTCGACGTGACCTCGGGCGAGGTGGAGGTGCTCTCCACCTTCGACCGCAGCTACCGCTCGGGCGAGCAACTCGCCGTCGGGCTGCTCGACTCGCCGGTGGTCGACGCGGTGCCGCCGCCCCAGCCGCACGACCCGCGGCTCGTCGCGGCGGGCGTCGGTGCCGGTGTCCTGCTGCTGCTCCTGCTGGGGCTCGTGCTGTGGAGGCGTCGTGCGCGCTGACCTGCAGGCGTCCTTCGAGGAGTACGTCGCGGCGCGGCGGCCGGCGCTGCTGCGCACGGCGTACCTGCTCACCGGGGACCACGCCGACGCCGAGGACCTGGTGCAGACGGCGCTGGTCAAGGTGGTGCCCCACTGGAGGCGGGTCGCGGACCGGCCGGATCCGTATGTCCGGCAGGTGCTGACCCGCGAGTCGGTCTCGCGGTGGCGGCGCCGACGCTGGCGCGAGGTGAGCACGCAGGCACCGCCCGAGCGCGGGGCGACCGGTCCCGACCTCGACCAGCGCGAGGCGCTGCGGGCCGCGCTCGGCTCGCTCGCGCCGCGGCAGCGGGCGGTGCTGGTGCTGCGCTACTTCGAGGACCTGACCGAGAAGGAGACGGCGGCCGTGCTGGGCGTCGCCGTCGGCACCGTGAAGTCCCAGGCCCGCGACGCGCTGGCCCGGCTCCGCGCGTCGCTCCCGGACGTCGACCCGGAGGGCGACCTGGACGGCGACGTCAGCGCCGCCGCTGCAGGGCCACCGCCTCGCTGACCGCCCGCTCGACGGCGCGGGGATCGGCCCGGTCCAGCTCGACGACCACCATCATGTGGCGCTCGAAGCGCGGCGGGACGCCGAAG
This genomic window from Nocardioides anomalus contains:
- a CDS encoding DUF6636 domain-containing protein yields the protein MNTLGKLAVAAATITMVAAAAGCGDDDAPDAGAAPTATVTVTAPATETSTAGTTSPSDGASPSDGASPSDGATASPTLDVLDLSAPPTTFREGLAHVQAADDVTRKGAEELADFTTPSGNIYCALNVASMPAACELREGAVPSPDVCAGAPTTTVGRLELQGGRAVPVCNTDTIVRSGAPVLAYGQAAYTRDTACVSEEIGVTCVSRSGSGGFFLHRGEYVLLDR
- a CDS encoding SigE family RNA polymerase sigma factor — translated: MRADLQASFEEYVAARRPALLRTAYLLTGDHADAEDLVQTALVKVVPHWRRVADRPDPYVRQVLTRESVSRWRRRRWREVSTQAPPERGATGPDLDQREALRAALGSLAPRQRAVLVLRYFEDLTEKETAAVLGVAVGTVKSQARDALARLRASLPDVDPEGDLDGDVSAAAAGPPPR